One Sodalinema gerasimenkoae IPPAS B-353 DNA segment encodes these proteins:
- a CDS encoding COR domain-containing protein, which translates to MTQAELLELLAQAKAEGWTTLDLTGMELEVLPPEIAQLQNLSRLDLSENQFGSLPPEIAQLQNLSRLDLRGNQLSSLPEYLQDFPKLKTLDLRGNPLPIPPEILGPREFWQSLGDCQTILQFYFNSQRESKRLYEAKLILVGDGTAGKTSLANKLKTPDYKLPSPNEWEWTRGIDILPWEIQHPNDHPYRVNIWDFGGQHIYHTTHQFFLSERSVYVLVHDNRKGQTDFQYWLESIQLLGRGSPIIIVKNEKDDCPAHLDESAFQIPEGVPNLTVRSTNLKTDQDFDKVRAAIEHSLCRDLQHIGEPLPVHWAKMRAVLENLSGSRNYLENSEYLQLCEENGFGDKKEMSAASQFFHDLGICLHFQRETLLNRLIILNPTWATDAIYKIFDDKTVEKNCGRFDKQTLETLWNQGDTAEKRPELLELMKKFELCYEIPDKRGSYMVPTLLASNPPEYEWDSHDNLILQYYYPFKPKKLFPSFIVDRHERIEQQTLVWRHGVVLTDGRTRAEVIEDREYRRATITIRVSGADKRGFLQIVAARLEEIQNRYGDAKQFNYETRIPCNCRLCQPSQEPNFYTWEDLERRLTRQKYEFECRLSLEGVDVRSLISNIVPHPVGARTVPEPNYPESERRSSLFSPTVNVNYHHPNATMSNTTNNNLNNYGDGDQFVGDKVGRDKIGTQHINVSQEVQQVAQEIQAIIIQESDGYDLKSEKGQRKAAEDSVEVIKADPKLSDRFKAALKSGGETAIKEIIDHPIAHVVVDATKGFMKGE; encoded by the coding sequence ATGACACAAGCGGAATTGTTGGAGTTGTTGGCACAGGCGAAAGCGGAAGGTTGGACAACGCTAGACCTGACGGGGATGGAGTTGGAGGTTTTGCCGCCGGAAATTGCACAACTGCAAAATCTCTCTCGCCTTGACCTCAGCGAGAACCAATTCGGCAGCCTGCCGCCGGAAATTGCACAACTGCAAAATCTCTCTCGCCTTGACCTCAGGGGAAACCAACTCAGCAGCCTGCCGGAGTATCTTCAAGATTTTCCTAAGTTAAAAACACTCGACCTACGGGGCAATCCTCTACCGATTCCGCCGGAAATTTTAGGTCCAAGAGAATTCTGGCAAAGTCTAGGAGACTGCCAGACCATCCTCCAGTTCTATTTCAACAGCCAACGGGAATCCAAACGCCTCTACGAAGCCAAACTCATCCTCGTTGGTGATGGTACAGCGGGTAAAACCAGCCTCGCCAATAAGCTGAAAACCCCAGACTACAAGCTGCCATCCCCCAATGAATGGGAATGGACAAGGGGCATTGATATTCTTCCTTGGGAAATCCAACATCCTAATGACCACCCCTATCGGGTCAATATCTGGGATTTCGGCGGTCAACACATCTACCACACGACCCACCAATTTTTCCTCTCTGAACGCTCCGTCTACGTCCTAGTTCACGACAACCGCAAGGGACAAACGGACTTCCAATATTGGCTAGAGTCGATCCAACTCCTAGGACGGGGTAGCCCAATTATCATCGTCAAAAATGAAAAAGATGACTGTCCTGCCCACCTAGATGAAAGTGCCTTTCAGATCCCGGAGGGGGTTCCTAACCTCACAGTTCGCAGTACCAACCTCAAAACGGATCAAGATTTTGACAAGGTTCGTGCTGCTATTGAACATAGCCTCTGCCGTGATCTCCAGCATATTGGCGAACCCCTCCCCGTCCATTGGGCCAAGATGCGCGCGGTTCTGGAAAATCTGTCGGGAAGTCGCAACTACCTAGAAAACTCTGAATACCTCCAGCTTTGTGAGGAAAACGGCTTCGGGGATAAAAAAGAAATGTCTGCTGCGAGCCAGTTTTTCCATGACCTAGGGATTTGCCTACATTTTCAGCGAGAAACCTTACTTAACCGCCTCATTATCCTTAACCCCACTTGGGCAACCGACGCGATTTACAAAATCTTTGATGATAAGACAGTCGAAAAAAACTGCGGACGGTTCGATAAACAAACTCTAGAAACATTGTGGAACCAAGGCGACACCGCCGAGAAACGCCCTGAACTGCTGGAGTTGATGAAAAAGTTTGAACTGTGTTACGAAATTCCTGATAAACGGGGTTCGTACATGGTCCCGACATTGCTCGCCAGCAATCCACCCGAGTATGAGTGGGATAGCCACGATAACTTAATTCTGCAATATTACTATCCCTTTAAGCCCAAGAAACTTTTTCCGAGCTTTATTGTCGATCGCCATGAGAGAATTGAGCAGCAGACCCTAGTTTGGCGGCATGGAGTCGTCCTCACTGATGGCAGAACGCGCGCCGAGGTGATTGAAGATCGAGAATACCGCAGAGCAACCATTACCATTCGGGTTTCGGGGGCGGACAAACGTGGCTTTTTGCAAATCGTGGCGGCTCGCTTAGAAGAAATCCAGAACCGCTATGGTGACGCCAAGCAGTTTAACTATGAAACCCGCATCCCCTGTAACTGCCGCCTATGCCAACCCAGCCAGGAACCCAATTTTTATACTTGGGAGGATCTGGAACGACGTTTAACCCGTCAAAAATATGAGTTTGAGTGTCGTCTTAGTTTGGAAGGGGTCGATGTCCGGAGTTTAATTTCTAATATCGTTCCGCATCCCGTGGGGGCGAGGACGGTTCCAGAACCCAACTATCCCGAGTCTGAGAGACGCTCCTCTCTCTTTTCACCCACAGTTAACGTTAACTATCACCACCCTAACGCAACCATGAGTAACACCACTAACAACAATCTCAACAACTACGGCGACGGCGATCAATTTGTCGGAGATAAAGTCGGTCGCGACAAAATCGGAACCCAACATATCAACGTCTCCCAGGAAGTGCAACAAGTTGCTCAAGAGATTCAAGCTATCATCATCCAAGAGTCAGACGGCTATGATTTAAAGAGTGAGAAAGGGCAACGCAAAGCGGCTGAGGATAGCGTCGAGGTTATCAAGGCAGACCCCAAGCTCAGTGACCGATTCAAGGCGGCGTTAAAAAGTGGTGGGGAAACGGCAATTAAGGAAATTATTGACCATCCCATTGCTCATGTTGTCGTGGATGCTACTAAAGGGTTCATGAAGGGAGAATAG
- a CDS encoding restriction endonuclease, with amino-acid sequence MAVPVPTFDAMLIPTLQALSNLGGSGTVQEIYEQVVQILNLPDQVLEITHGTTSTSEVEYRLGWSRTYLKKYGLLENSARGVWSLLSTAADFEHLDSQEIVKSVRESKKSNVDPSDSKIEAIDENSEELEWHQQLHKMLLALEPAAFERLVQRLLRESGFIQVQITGKSGDGGIDGVGIARINGFLSFHVLFQCKRYQGSVTAGQIRDFRGAMQGRTDKGLFVTTGTFTRDAAKEATRDGAPPIDLIDGEQLVERLKELRLGVKITMIESVEIDNAWFEKI; translated from the coding sequence ATGGCTGTCCCAGTTCCTACATTTGATGCAATGCTTATCCCTACACTACAAGCATTAAGCAATTTGGGGGGTTCCGGCACAGTCCAAGAAATTTATGAGCAGGTAGTGCAAATTCTCAACCTGCCCGATCAGGTACTCGAAATTACCCATGGGACAACCTCAACCAGTGAAGTGGAGTATCGTCTGGGTTGGAGTCGTACCTATTTGAAAAAATATGGACTTTTGGAAAATTCAGCGCGGGGGGTGTGGTCATTATTATCAACTGCGGCTGATTTTGAGCATCTTGATTCCCAAGAAATTGTTAAGTCGGTTCGAGAATCTAAAAAAAGCAACGTTGATCCTTCAGATTCAAAAATCGAAGCTATTGACGAAAACTCAGAAGAACTCGAATGGCATCAACAGTTACATAAAATGTTGTTAGCTCTTGAACCAGCTGCCTTTGAGCGTTTGGTGCAACGTCTACTTCGGGAGTCTGGTTTTATCCAGGTACAAATCACTGGCAAATCTGGGGATGGGGGTATTGATGGGGTTGGGATTGCGCGGATTAACGGTTTCTTGAGCTTTCATGTCCTCTTTCAGTGTAAGCGTTACCAAGGTTCGGTAACGGCAGGTCAAATTCGCGATTTTCGAGGAGCCATGCAAGGGCGTACCGATAAGGGACTATTTGTAACGACGGGTACATTTACGCGAGATGCTGCCAAGGAAGCCACCCGAGATGGTGCGCCGCCTATTGATTTAATTGATGGTGAGCAATTAGTTGAACGGTTGAAAGAATTGAGGTTGGGGGTCAAGATTACAATGATTGAGTCGGTGGAAATTGATAACGCTTGGTTTGAAAAAATATAA
- the rppB gene encoding two-component system sensor histidine kinase RppB: protein MNSYQLFRHSRIRLALWYTLVMGGILGLSGFGVYRSLIQSNWTAMEREMESIAGTLHDSLEPMLPQSGDLTGILQQIFPDLCLQGQPCNHNPTLIQRHTIGISDRSTYYIRVFNHRGQLLAFSPNHPLSLPQTLDPTPWQTFRSARGTRYHQFTTILHSGQVNPQQSMELDASWGYIQIGRTLATFDADVNRMRWILGLGFTLALMLVTVAGWWLSGLAMQPIYQSYRQQQQFTANAAHELRSPLATLLATIEAILRVPPSNSQQMQTMLQTLERQGRRLSHLIADLLFLSTLEHQSSSQAFKPCCLNDLIHDLTEEYAEFATLADINLMQEVPAEEIYVLGHESQLYRLVSNLIANGIQYTPKTGEVMVSLMVRDRTAWITVQDTGIGIAPAEHTRIFERFYRVDGDRSRQTGGTGLGLAMAQAIAYHHHGSITVKSELGQGSLFSLKLPCFIE from the coding sequence ATGAATAGCTATCAACTATTTCGCCATAGCAGAATTCGTCTTGCACTGTGGTACACCTTAGTCATGGGGGGGATTTTAGGGTTATCGGGGTTTGGGGTGTATCGCTCCCTAATTCAGTCAAATTGGACAGCAATGGAACGGGAAATGGAGTCCATCGCCGGCACACTCCATGACAGCTTAGAACCCATGCTGCCTCAATCGGGAGATCTCACCGGTATCCTACAACAAATTTTTCCTGACTTATGCCTACAAGGGCAACCTTGTAATCATAATCCCACCTTAATTCAGCGCCATACAATTGGCATTAGCGATCGCAGTACCTACTATATTCGGGTGTTCAATCATCGCGGCCAACTCTTAGCCTTTTCCCCGAATCATCCTCTCTCTTTACCCCAAACCCTAGATCCCACACCTTGGCAAACATTTCGTAGTGCCAGGGGGACGCGCTACCATCAATTTACGACCATTCTCCATAGTGGCCAGGTTAATCCTCAACAATCAATGGAGTTAGATGCTTCTTGGGGATATATCCAAATTGGCCGAACCTTGGCGACATTTGACGCAGACGTCAACCGTATGAGATGGATTTTAGGCCTTGGGTTTACTCTGGCGTTGATGTTGGTTACAGTTGCCGGTTGGTGGCTGTCTGGATTAGCGATGCAGCCGATTTACCAGTCTTATCGACAGCAACAACAGTTTACCGCTAATGCCGCTCATGAGCTTCGTTCTCCCTTGGCGACTCTTCTGGCCACGATTGAGGCGATTTTACGGGTTCCGCCCTCAAATTCGCAGCAAATGCAGACGATGCTACAAACGCTTGAACGACAGGGACGACGTTTAAGCCATTTAATTGCGGATTTACTGTTTCTAAGTACCTTAGAGCATCAGTCCTCAAGCCAAGCGTTTAAACCCTGTTGCTTAAATGATTTAATTCATGATTTGACTGAGGAATATGCAGAATTTGCGACCTTGGCAGACATCAATTTAATGCAAGAGGTTCCCGCTGAGGAAATTTATGTGTTAGGTCATGAATCTCAACTTTATCGTTTAGTGTCGAATTTAATCGCTAATGGGATTCAATATACGCCTAAAACTGGGGAGGTAATGGTGAGTTTAATGGTGCGCGATCGTACGGCTTGGATTACAGTCCAAGATACAGGGATTGGCATTGCTCCGGCTGAGCACACTCGAATTTTTGAGCGATTTTATCGAGTGGATGGCGATCGCTCTCGCCAAACTGGGGGAACAGGATTAGGACTGGCGATGGCCCAGGCGATCGCCTATCATCATCACGGGTCTATTACGGTGAAAAGTGAATTAGGACAAGGGAGTTTGTTTAGCCTAAAGTTACCTTGTTTTATAGAATAA
- the rppA gene encoding two-component system response regulator RppA, with amino-acid sequence MRILLVEDEVELGLAIKQVLVNEKYVVDWVADGIQAWHCLDSQWTDYTVAIIDWLLPRLSGLELCQRIRSHQNPLPILMLTALGQPEHRITGLDAGADDYLVKPFVMAELLARLRALQRRSPTLQPQTLTVGAFSLDYANNTICHRLTEPPQIIPLTVKEFQIFAYLMQHPDRIIPGSKIRYQLWDLDNEPISNVVAAQMRLLRRKLASHGCGCPIETIRGQGYRFNSTLFMEP; translated from the coding sequence ATGCGAATTTTGTTAGTTGAAGATGAAGTAGAATTAGGCTTGGCCATCAAGCAAGTCCTGGTTAACGAGAAATATGTGGTCGATTGGGTGGCGGATGGGATTCAGGCTTGGCATTGTTTAGACAGTCAGTGGACGGATTATACAGTTGCGATTATTGATTGGTTATTGCCTCGATTATCAGGGTTAGAGTTATGTCAACGCATCCGCTCTCACCAAAACCCTCTGCCCATTTTGATGTTAACGGCTCTCGGACAACCGGAACATCGAATTACGGGTTTAGATGCGGGGGCTGATGATTATTTAGTGAAGCCGTTTGTGATGGCGGAATTACTGGCTCGATTACGGGCACTTCAGAGGCGATCGCCCACACTTCAGCCTCAAACCCTGACCGTTGGTGCATTCTCTCTCGACTATGCCAACAATACCATCTGTCATCGACTCACTGAACCCCCACAAATAATCCCCTTAACTGTCAAAGAATTTCAAATTTTTGCCTATTTAATGCAACATCCTGACCGAATTATTCCGGGTAGTAAAATCCGCTATCAACTCTGGGATTTAGACAACGAACCCATCAGTAATGTCGTGGCAGCACAGATGCGTTTATTACGGCGAAAATTAGCCAGTCATGGCTGCGGGTGTCCCATTGAAACCATCCGAGGTCAAGGCTATCGTTTTAATAGCACCTTGTTCATGGAGCCATGA
- a CDS encoding cobalt transporter, translating into MNTTSMIGSLFALSLVFGAPTLTIAHVGHGDEFQAEGGIDRVPVNTDTDALLGIEVTPIAPAADGSSRILVPMTALVDADGNQLAFVQYENFYEPVPVQIGATEGELVEVTEGLSIGEQLVTQGSLSLYAESRKTQTADAATSSETATAPTEEAEAQADTQVDTQGIPQEQDAEGNLAETTSNGVPMGTLAAIGGGVVIIGGGVFFWTKSRRNKSVFSDK; encoded by the coding sequence ATGAACACAACGTCTATGATTGGCTCCCTGTTCGCGCTGAGCTTAGTGTTCGGCGCGCCCACCCTGACGATAGCCCATGTTGGACATGGAGACGAATTTCAGGCTGAAGGCGGAATTGACCGAGTTCCCGTCAACACAGACACTGATGCTCTCCTAGGGATTGAAGTTACACCGATTGCCCCAGCGGCCGATGGCAGTTCTCGCATTCTGGTTCCCATGACGGCCTTGGTGGATGCCGATGGCAATCAGTTAGCGTTTGTCCAGTATGAGAATTTTTATGAACCCGTTCCCGTTCAAATCGGCGCAACAGAAGGGGAATTGGTCGAAGTCACCGAAGGGTTATCCATTGGCGAACAACTCGTCACCCAAGGCAGTTTATCCCTCTATGCTGAATCTCGGAAAACCCAAACAGCAGACGCTGCAACGAGTTCAGAAACGGCTACCGCTCCCACCGAGGAAGCTGAAGCTCAAGCGGATACTCAAGTTGATACTCAAGGTATTCCCCAGGAACAGGATGCTGAGGGAAATCTAGCAGAAACCACAAGCAATGGCGTTCCTATGGGGACTTTAGCAGCCATTGGGGGAGGAGTTGTAATCATCGGCGGTGGAGTTTTCTTCTGGACCAAGAGTCGTCGGAATAAAAGTGTTTTCTCTGATAAATAA
- a CDS encoding efflux RND transporter permease subunit, with protein sequence MLNTILNQTLKNSIAQRWLIVIGAMLITIWGVVGVTQMPLDVFPPFAPPQVDIQTEAVGLAPEEVEAQITVPIESAVNGLPGVTLVRSSSKVGLSMIHVVFDQDADIYQARQSVTERLQQVINQLPQGIHPPEISPLVSPLGTILQYAFTANGQSETSLMELRRLVDVTLRNQILSVPGVSQVTIYGGDERQEQVFVDPEQLRSRQVSLNEVTEAARGANSNAPGGFLVGGGQELLIRGIGQINTLEDLQQSVVKVQNGEPILLQDVAEVKTGAALKRGDASLNGQPAVVLMINKQPDVDTPTVTQAVEAMMDSLQATFPADVDVQRTFRQSNFIDAAIRNVSGSLIQGIIIVSVIMLLFLMNWRTAIITLSAIPLSLLIGLMLMKAVGLGINTMTLGGLVVAIGSVVDDAIVDMENCYRGLQKNQIQETPKPPFQVVYETSVSVRLAVIFSTIIIIVVFAPIFSLTGVEGRIFAPMGLAYLLSIGASTLVAMTLSPALCAILLTQHRLPQEGTFISRGAERLYRPLLNISVRTPQLILGLALASLVATLAVVPSLGRVFLPEFQEKSMVNSMVLFPGVSLEMTNRAGMALARSLDDNPLYEWVQVRAGRARGDADGAGVSMAHVDVELSDVALENREASVQQLREKFLQLPGVAPNIGGFISHRMDEVLSGVRSAIAVKIFGPDLGRLRQVGEQVRDAIKPIAGVVDLQLEPQLPIRQVQIHYDREAAAEYGLTMAAISEVVQTALNGQVVSQIPENQQLINIVVGLQESARNNLDAIGAIPLSTPTGDMISLSDVARVEYGMGANVVNRENVSRLIVVSANVYQRDLGSVVHDIQAAIRQDVQLPQGYFIQYGGQFEAEQKATNNLLLYSLIAAIVITILMFFSVKSLPATVAIMLNLPLALVGGIVSILLTGGVISIASLIGFITLFGVAVRNGLLLVDNYNQKFAQGLVLKDVISQGSFERLNPILMTALTSALGMLPLAIASGAGNEILQPLAIVVLGGLFTSTALTLLVIPALYAKFGKWLVPKSSPNS encoded by the coding sequence ATGTTAAATACGATTCTCAATCAGACTCTAAAAAATTCCATTGCGCAACGGTGGTTAATCGTGATCGGGGCGATGCTTATCACCATCTGGGGTGTTGTTGGTGTCACTCAAATGCCTTTGGATGTCTTCCCTCCCTTTGCTCCGCCTCAAGTAGATATTCAAACCGAGGCTGTTGGCTTGGCCCCGGAGGAAGTCGAAGCTCAAATTACCGTTCCTATTGAAAGTGCGGTCAATGGCTTACCCGGCGTGACCTTGGTTCGTTCCTCTTCTAAAGTGGGACTCTCCATGATTCATGTTGTCTTTGACCAAGATGCTGATATTTACCAAGCGCGGCAGTCTGTAACGGAACGACTACAACAGGTTATCAATCAACTTCCTCAAGGGATTCATCCCCCAGAAATTTCTCCTTTAGTTTCGCCGTTGGGGACGATTTTGCAGTATGCTTTTACGGCTAATGGTCAGAGCGAAACATCTCTGATGGAGTTACGCCGCTTAGTTGACGTGACACTTAGAAATCAGATTCTCTCGGTTCCTGGTGTGTCTCAGGTCACGATTTATGGGGGAGATGAACGACAAGAACAGGTATTTGTTGATCCCGAACAGTTGCGATCGCGCCAAGTCTCCCTTAACGAAGTCACTGAAGCGGCAAGGGGCGCCAATTCAAATGCACCTGGGGGGTTTCTCGTCGGCGGGGGTCAAGAGTTACTGATTCGAGGTATCGGACAGATAAACACCCTCGAAGACTTGCAGCAATCGGTGGTGAAAGTTCAAAACGGCGAACCGATTTTGCTACAAGATGTCGCCGAGGTGAAAACGGGAGCTGCACTCAAACGGGGAGATGCCAGCTTGAATGGACAGCCGGCGGTGGTGTTGATGATTAACAAGCAACCGGATGTAGACACCCCCACTGTCACCCAAGCTGTGGAAGCCATGATGGACTCTCTACAGGCTACTTTTCCCGCTGATGTGGATGTTCAACGCACCTTCCGTCAGTCGAACTTTATTGATGCTGCTATTCGCAATGTAAGTGGCTCTCTGATTCAAGGAATTATCATTGTTTCAGTGATTATGTTGCTCTTTTTAATGAATTGGCGCACAGCCATCATTACCTTGAGTGCTATCCCCTTATCTCTGCTGATTGGTTTAATGTTAATGAAAGCCGTTGGGTTAGGGATCAATACCATGACTTTGGGCGGCTTGGTGGTGGCGATCGGCTCAGTGGTCGATGATGCCATTGTGGATATGGAAAACTGCTATCGGGGTTTGCAAAAAAATCAAATTCAAGAAACCCCAAAACCTCCGTTTCAAGTGGTTTATGAAACGTCGGTCTCTGTCCGTTTAGCGGTTATTTTTTCTACAATTATTATCATTGTTGTCTTTGCACCAATTTTTAGTTTAACAGGGGTTGAAGGGCGTATTTTTGCGCCAATGGGATTGGCTTATTTGCTCTCGATTGGCGCCTCGACTCTAGTGGCAATGACGCTTTCTCCGGCACTCTGTGCCATTTTATTGACCCAGCATCGACTTCCCCAAGAGGGGACATTTATTTCACGGGGGGCGGAACGTTTATATCGCCCTTTGCTCAACATATCTGTGAGAACGCCTCAACTGATTTTAGGATTAGCTTTAGCCTCTTTAGTGGCAACACTAGCGGTTGTTCCATCCTTGGGACGAGTTTTTCTACCGGAATTTCAGGAAAAATCTATGGTGAATTCTATGGTTTTGTTCCCCGGTGTCTCTTTGGAAATGACCAATCGAGCGGGGATGGCGCTGGCTCGCTCCCTGGACGATAATCCCCTCTATGAATGGGTACAAGTCCGTGCTGGACGCGCTCGGGGGGATGCTGATGGAGCTGGGGTGAGTATGGCTCATGTGGATGTCGAGTTGAGTGATGTGGCTCTAGAAAACCGGGAGGCTAGTGTTCAGCAATTACGGGAAAAATTTCTACAATTGCCGGGTGTTGCGCCCAATATTGGCGGTTTTATTTCCCACCGGATGGATGAAGTTTTATCGGGGGTCAGAAGTGCGATCGCCGTGAAGATTTTTGGTCCCGATTTAGGACGGTTGCGCCAAGTGGGGGAACAGGTGCGAGATGCCATAAAACCGATTGCGGGAGTGGTGGATTTACAATTAGAACCCCAATTACCCATCCGCCAAGTTCAAATCCATTATGACCGCGAGGCGGCAGCGGAGTATGGGTTGACTATGGCGGCGATTTCTGAGGTGGTGCAAACGGCGCTTAATGGTCAAGTGGTGTCCCAAATCCCGGAAAATCAACAACTAATCAATATTGTTGTCGGGTTACAGGAGTCTGCTCGCAATAATTTAGATGCCATTGGCGCAATTCCCCTATCTACCCCCACTGGAGACATGATTTCCCTAAGTGATGTGGCTCGCGTCGAGTATGGTATGGGTGCTAATGTGGTCAACCGGGAAAATGTATCTCGTTTAATTGTCGTGTCTGCCAATGTTTACCAGCGCGACTTAGGAAGTGTTGTCCATGATATTCAAGCTGCAATTCGTCAAGATGTTCAGTTACCCCAAGGTTACTTTATTCAATATGGGGGACAGTTTGAAGCTGAACAAAAGGCAACGAATAATCTGCTTTTATATAGCTTGATTGCGGCAATTGTCATTACAATTTTAATGTTTTTCTCAGTCAAGTCTTTACCGGCAACCGTAGCGATTATGCTCAATCTTCCTTTAGCGTTAGTGGGTGGAATTGTCTCGATCCTCTTAACCGGAGGAGTTATCTCAATTGCGTCTTTGATTGGCTTTATTACTCTGTTTGGGGTTGCGGTGCGGAATGGTTTGCTATTGGTGGATAACTACAATCAGAAATTTGCGCAAGGGCTGGTGTTAAAAGACGTGATTAGTCAAGGCTCTTTTGAGCGTTTAAATCCCATCTTGATGACGGCGTTAACATCTGCACTGGGAATGCTCCCCTTGGCGATCGCCAGTGGAGCCGGCAATGAAATTCTCCAGCCTCTTGCGATTGTGGTTTTAGGAGGCTTGTTTACCTCAACTGCTTTAACGTTGTTAGTTATTCCAGCTTTATATGCAAAGTTCGGTAAATGGTTAGTTCCTAAATCGTCTCCTAATTCTTGA